The following is a genomic window from Acidimicrobiales bacterium.
GCGCATGGGCACCTCGCAGTCGGCGGTGGCGCGCCTCGAAGCGGGCGACGCCGATGTGCGCCTTTCCACCTTGCACCGCTACGCCGCGGCGGTCGGCCGCGACCTCCAGTTCAAGTTGGGGAAGGGGCCGACCGCATGACCATGCCGCACCTGCCGAACGTGCCGTCGGTGTTCACCCCGAACCCGGTGAACGAGGAACTCGCCGAGCGGTTGATGGAGCGCCGCATCGTGCGTGTGGCCGGCCCGCTCGACTTGCTGGCGGTCAACGACGCATCGGCGCGCCTCATGCTGCTCGACGCCACGGGCGACGACCCGATCGACCTCGTGCTGTCGTGCCCCGACGGTGACCTTACGGCCGCGATGGCGCTGGCCGACACCGTCGAGATCCTCGGCGTCGAACTTCGCGCCACGTGCGCCGGGGCGCTCGGTGGCGTGGCGTTGATGCCCTACGCCGTGGCCCCGCGTCGCCTCGCCCACGAGCACGCCACGTTCCAGCTCGTCAACCCGCGCCACACGGTGATGGGGTTCGCCCGCAACCTCGCCGATGCCGTCGAGCACGAGCTGCGTTTCGTCGGCGAGTTCCACAAGCGTTTCGCCCGCGCCACGGGGCACACGGTGGCGGAGGTGGAGGCCGACTTCGACCGCGGCCGCTTCCTCACCGCCGGCCAAGCGGTGGGTTACGGCCTCGTCGACGAGAT
Proteins encoded in this region:
- a CDS encoding helix-turn-helix transcriptional regulator, which encodes MAERRRSRFPGFDQIEPNREVIVALVREREKQGLSQTVVAARMGTSQSAVARLEAGDADVRLSTLHRYAAAVGRDLQFKLGKGPTA
- a CDS encoding ATP-dependent Clp protease proteolytic subunit, whose product is MTMPHLPNVPSVFTPNPVNEELAERLMERRIVRVAGPLDLLAVNDASARLMLLDATGDDPIDLVLSCPDGDLTAAMALADTVEILGVELRATCAGALGGVALMPYAVAPRRLAHEHATFQLVNPRHTVMGFARNLADAVEHELRFVGEFHKRFARATGHTVAEVEADFDRGRFLTAGQAVGYGLVDEIVRKGGSLERVHGD